A region of the Phaseolus vulgaris cultivar G19833 chromosome 11, P. vulgaris v2.0, whole genome shotgun sequence genome:
CATATATCATCTTTCACTTTCTCTCTATCAGTTTATCATTTATTTTGAGACATTACTTGAAATGGCTTTTCTGGGTCTTTTGTTTTCGATGATTCCTATGTTGCTTCTTGTTGGGTCATCACCTAGGTTTCAAGCTGAGGCAAGGCAATTTGATGTTGGTGGGAGAGATGGGTGGGTGGTGAAGCCTTCTGAAGACTACAACCACTGGGCTCAGAGGAACAGATTTCAAGTCAATGACACTCTCCGTGAGTCCAATCTTTCTCAACTTCATTAGATCCAactcttctctctctttttttttttttaagtttttcatttttcaaagaaaaaactTCTTTATCAGAGTTAAGAAAATTCAAAGTAGAAACTTTCAAATCTGAGTCATTTGATTTTCATCTACTTAAGAAAACTCATATCACATTACACAAAACCTGGTTTTAATTCTGCTTCAATCCCGGGCCaggtttaaaaatattttcatagcAAAAACAAATTAGTAAAATCTGTTAACGGTTGCTTATTTTAGTAGAACATTGATTCTGACTGTTTTTACTTGGGGTTGCAATTGTTGCATGCATGAAGATTTCAAGTACAACAAAGGCATTGATTCAGTTGTGGAGGTGAAGAAGGAGGATTTCGATTCGTGCAACACCAACAATCCTATTCAGAAGACGGACGATGGTGATTCAATTTTCCCACTTTCTCATTCGGGTCTCTTTTACTTCTTAAGTGGCAACCTTGACAACTGCAAGATCGGTCAAAAACTCATTGTTCTTGTCATGGCTGTGAGACAACCTCTTCCCAAGGCTGCGCCACCGCCAGCAAGCACCCTGCCGCCGCAGACTGTTCCGGCAACCGGGTTGACCTCTCCGGCGCCGCCCCCATCGGACAAATCGGGCTCAGGGAGGGTTGGTGTGGATTTGGGAGTTTTGGTTGGTTTTGTGTTGGGTGGGTTTGTAGGGTTGGCTTAGTTTGTTGGTGTGGCCAATGGGTGAGACTTGTGGTTTGAACTAATggtcaaaaataattattgtgtgttttattttatctgATTTGGActtcttctttttctgtttGTTAGGATTCTTGGATTCTActtctttgtttttttgtttcatgTAATTTGGAGGAATGATGATCATAACTCACAAAATTTAGACCATGTCTTGGTTGTAATTTgtatatgtaattttattttcacctTTTTCTCTCTTGTTGTTGAGTGATTAATAAAAAGTTGTTTAAcaatttaagtgtttttttttattagtaggAGTGAAGGTACTAAAAGatttacattaatttataaacacTGTTTAACTGActtatgaatattttaataattcatCTTAGGTTCCATTCTTCTTTAATGATTTATACTTGCAGATATTTTTGTAAGTATCCATTCTTCTAATTGGACAcctaaacaaattattaatgGAATCCCACCAATAAGTAAgctttttttacttatttattaaataataattatcttctttataatataattaaattataaaatgaaaaattttgTTATCTAATTTTGCTATCTTTGAGTTGATATAGTGAAAAATAGTgagattttaaattattgagtttttttatatttttataagatgGTCATCTGCTAGTAGTCTTTTGAATTGACATGATCTATCACATTAGTTAGTGGTGAATgaaaaattgaaatgaaaagTAATAAGATATTCTTCAatacatttaatttattatgtaaatTTAGTGAACgtgaaataatattattaggaTTAATTGGAGATTAATAATTTGACGtcaaatttaatcaattatttatttggTTTTGATTCATTTAtcgaaaataattaaaaaggaGAAACTTGAGGATTTTAGATATGAATAGAAAAAATAGATAAGATAGAATTCTTAAAGTGTTAAGTGTAAGaaggagaaataaatttaatgacaaaaagagaaaaatagagtgattatttttaaatgttaacaGTAAAATTTCAGCGTTTCAATTGTAACGTTGAAATTCTAATGTATCTTTTTTAAGTTTAGATGCCAATAGttataaaatttgattataGAAATTTAATTTTCGTGGTATAGTTTTTACCTTTTACaaataatttagtttattttaattataaaagtatACTCTAAATAAGACTAACATTtggaaataatttattttaagatatGCTTTAAAGAAATTTGATatagagtattttttttatcaataataaaaaaataaatacaatgaaATGAAATCCTTTTATACTATTATCTAACATACATTCTGCACACTCTATACGACAAACTAAAAACGTATTTCATCATATTGTAATATAAAACATCTATTACCTCTCTTATTTGAGTGTTCATATATCTCATTTCATTAGTATATAATAACTAAAACATTTATCAATTTATCCAAAACAAACATCCTCCTTCATAAAAGTCTCAGCAAAAAAGAAATAGATGCATCCTTAGACTCCAACTCTTCAATAGTTTTTACTCACTACACAATTCTAAATTCTTAAGCGTCAGAGTAAATTATTATTCGATTTCATCGTTAAAATTCAACAACTCTTTAATAAATGAGTTAATCAATTAAACATATCACACATTCATATCAAACAATTTCAACTTATCAACTTATCTTAATCAAAACATAATTGTTAGTTGatcttaataaattattatataggtgatattttcacaaacttataaaaaaaactattttttttagtagaagaaaacaaaaatatttacctgctggacaagttttattaaaatattaagttaTGACTTAGAATAAAGTTTGCCACCACGTAGCATGAATAAAACCTTTTCatattaaaacattaaattattaaaaaaaaaaaacaaatgataGAAAATGTcttctgatcctgcctgttgaccggaacgctggaaactgcctcgtcaaaggatcgacgtgcgcaccgcttcgaacctccgttcctcttcgagatccacctcaagaacctgcaaagaaacagagcggcgccgctgcggccgatcgcactccaacgctcaagtcagtgaccgaatcaccaaatactaagagaacaagaaccgtgcaaatcctctctcacagtcagctctacaactcgcaagcgtaaagagtataaactgaacgtgcgtacctcagaaagtttgttgagaactcttatatacctggttgttttctctctcctggcagttacagacctggacacgtggcttgcatccagtcgtacacgtgccatcatctggagcctccttgacttggcgctgcttctattctcattttggctaagttacttatgcatggtactgcccggtgcatagctaacttgggagtgcgatctctactggaattggtgagttagggtgtcctcatacaccttccctgtggtctcgccggctgccttcataatctgcttctccttcatcttcggcgatgtgctttctctggcgatctccaaccgcttggtcgcccgagttcacatctggcgacttcatctttaacccggtgatcgcctattctgatatgctggagatcggaacacgccaacttaataactggcagcttcacgaaccccccgacttccttcccttctgccagcctggcgccttgccaacacgcctatactgtagcaggatgccacgtcatcactcccgactaccagggcggtacacaaaccccccagtcttaagcgaagacttgtctagcgaaaagactgaaagagtcgcgtcaacaccggtctacgtggcactgacgcagaattccaaacggttgtaccttctgcttttctgacgctccaccaaacccctcactcatcgctcgacgcgtggcttcatcaacggctctcttcagttgccgtttgcgcttcctaaacccatttcgaaaaaacccttaaacccattttcactcaacactgttccatcactttccctcgcattcacgaacgctctaacttccttctgcgaaaaactctcagcgctctccagcattctgaatcaccatcaaccttcatcgtcttcctgatcatcaaaaggtacctactttccttcttctgctggttttccttgcattttaaccgattcgcatcatcctgtaactgcctggtgcatacgctgtgggttgtttttccatttctccttctgcgtaacttagggcttcgtcaatcgtcgcaacgaacctacattcgttcgtttttcaccttccttctatgatcgagtcagcctctgtaacccctgatcatttttcctttcttcttcctttgcagctgctaccatgactcgcacaaagatcaccccgaatcctcctccttcatcacgaaacctcccttcacaagcacacgacccaccacgagttcgtggcgcttcatcttcgcaggctgagaggcctgcgtcttcccgtcctgtcctggcccaggcgactccacctatcgctggaggagcccccgttcccctgccagacttcaaaaccttgtatccttgggccaactcgacccttctgggggagacatcctctgtgaacactgcgggagcagttttgcggctgactaagggggacgagcttcatcaatcatttcacaaggagcacgacgagaagatgatggtgctgccttgcccccccgatctgcctgtttgtgccgatgacaaagtaagcgtcgatgggcccttctgctttgtctacacgaccttattcaagaaggtgaagctcaagttccctttcacccgattcgagagggaactcctaaccgagctcaacattgccgccggtccagcttcaccccaacagctgggcgtttgttcgagcttttcaagtgatgtgcgaccacctggggttgcccgcatcggtggacgtgttcctattcctcttcgaagccaagcacccaggagaccgcctgtgggttagcttgaacgcgattgctgggaggtccatctttgctatgttccagcaatcctacaaggactggaaggggaagttcgtccaagtgcatGCGagcgacaaggacgcctcccttctcgatggcttccccttgtactgggtggacaaggggaagaaagagtccaagagctgcttcaggagacccagaagtcctgacagcatgggagcattggacagagatctctgtctcttctggaaaagggtggcggacgccaacattactttccttaccaccaccttgatctgcttcgaattctacgaagaccagctagaaattcgaataggttagaacattaaaaactgttgttttaacACTACTTCTGTTTAAccgtttctgggcgtcttgcgtgttatgcgcaagactttggttttatctttcctgcacatatcatTTGCTTGTGtactaccttatgcacttatttttttcctgagttgacccatgcattttcgttccatgcagacaacatgttgggcaaaggcatgctcgctgaactgaaggcgctcgcccgaaaccacgggttggcgacaggttctcaaacagtgcccaactcggtggtggagacagccatcgtccaagggcgatcaccacccaaggaacctgcccaacgcaagaaattggtcctcaagagacctaaaaggaaagcccctcaggtgatccacgaggaagaggaagaagatgatgaggcCACCGAAGAAGGTTTggtctcaaagaggaagagggtggcaccttcttcaccgcctgctccaccccctcttccaacctcaacacctccatcgacgcctactcctcctccatcatcgccacccccacaggctcctgcctcaccagtccaagcggtcccactggccactgcgccacctgcagttgaggcccaagagccaaacttcctggaggaccccccaagcgcctctacaccatatgtgtcagctggagggggtcccccttcaaacgcctcagctgcagaagatgctccaatcggggatgaggttgctcatacctctccgattctgatcaccgaatccccgattccgtcgccacgccaagaagcaactactgaagaacctgctaaggaaggtggcgacgagaacccacaacaggcCCCCACAGCGCCTCTGGTGCCTCTGCAAGCCGCAAAcctcccccttgaggtcacaaggatgtgggagcctctatctgccaagctgaagaccatagcagaagatatcccggcgatcataaccagagttgtggagagctcaaccaggaggctccaagacgacctcttcaacctcaaaaccgaaaacagcaccatgagggtcgaggtggagaagttgtctttcagcctgacgctcgcagaaatcgaacactcccgagtggaggatgcaatgaacaccgagctcaggctggcgcgcaaggaggccactgaccttcgccacaaggtgcatcaacttgctcaagagaaggtcgaactggagagcaagattgtgcctctt
Encoded here:
- the LOC137832396 gene encoding early nodulin-like protein 4, translating into MAFLGLLFSMIPMLLLVGSSPRFQAEARQFDVGGRDGWVVKPSEDYNHWAQRNRFQVNDTLHFKYNKGIDSVVEVKKEDFDSCNTNNPIQKTDDGDSIFPLSHSGLFYFLSGNLDNCKIGQKLIVLVMAVRQPLPKAAPPPASTLPPQTVPATGLTSPAPPPSDKSGSGRVGVDLGVLVGFVLGGFVGLA